GCTAGTGTATTTGTCGATTAAATGGATTTCCAATCCAACCATTTTATATCAAAAATCAGTAACAACCCAGATTCCTATGATTATTCCTTATCTTTCAATTCCAATTGGAATGTTTTTCATGGTAATTCATTTTGTTCATTTATTTATGGACTCATTACGTCAAGCAAAAGAAAAGAAGGTGATAGAATGATTATTTCACTAGTACTTTTTCTTCTTTTCCTGTTATTGAGAATCCCGATAGCAATCGTATTAGGAATAACAAGTGTAATCCTGTTATTTTTTGCAGGGAATCTTGGGTTGATTATTAATTCCCCACAACGTTTGTTTTCCGCCCTTGAAAGTTATAGTTTATTAGCAATTCCTTTGTTCATGTTAGCTGGAGAAATTATGAATGCTGGCGGGATTACCATTAGACTGGTTAATTTCGCCCAAAAATTTGTTGGCCATTTCCGTGGAGGACTCGCCTATGTCAACATTGTCGCAAATACATTTCTCGCGGCAATTATCGGGTCAGCAGCAGCGCAAATAGCCATGATGAGTAAAATTATGATTCCAGCCATGGAAAAGGAGGGGTACAGGAGAGAGTTTGGGGCAGCGACTACGGCTGCGTCTGGAATGTTAGGCCCGATTATTCCACCAAGCATGTTATTTATCATTTATGGTGCTAGTGCTGGTATATCAATTGGAGATATGTTTTTAGCAGGGATTATTCCTGGTATTCTTTTAGCAATATCATTTGTTTTATTGGTCGCTTATATAGGTTATAAAGAAGAATTCAAGAAGGCGGAAAAAATCCCTTGGAAAGAGAGGGGAAAATCATTAATTCAAATATTGCCTGCGTTGTCTGTTCCAGGAATACTTATTTGGGGGATTGTAACAGGCGTCTTCACACCTACAGAGTCTGCGGGAATCGCCTGTGTTATCGCTTTAATCATTAGCCTCTTTTTTTATAAAGATTTAAAATTAAAAGAGCTTCCAGGTATTTTTGTTAATACAGCAATAACTACTTCAATTGTAACTTTATTAATTGCAATGGCAAGTTTATTTGGATGGTCGATGACATTTGAGCGCATTCCACAAATGATTGCAGAATGGTTGACGACAGTGACAACAAATCCAGTGATTTTCCTGCTTCTTATTAACGTGTTGTTCATATTGTTGGGAATGTTTATTGAAGGAATTGCCTTAATCATTATCTTAACACCTATTTTTATCCCTATTTTACCTGTATTCGGCATAGATCCTATTCATTTTGGGGTTATTATCTGCTTAAACGTTGTAATAGGGATTTTAACACCTCCTGTAGGGTCAGGTTTATTCTTAACGACTTCTATAGGTAAGGTGAAATTGGAGGACTTTATCAAAGCTGTATTACCGTTCGTAGCTGTCTCTATTTTCGTATTATTATTGATAACTTTTATACCAGAGCTAGTGTTGTGGATACCTTCCCTAGTTAATTGACTAAAAAATACTTGAGAGAACAGACAGTAAGACATGAAACAGATTCACTATGTTTTATTTTATCACTTCGATAGAATGTGTTTCGTTGATTGGAGTGTAGGTGCTGACTCCTGTGGGATTAGCGAAAGCTGTAACGAAGAACCACTTTTGCGAGTACAAGCGAAGCGTTATGAGCAAGAATATAACTGGGCGCCTTTAATTTCTACAAAACCCATAGAAATACGACCAATTTCAATCTTCGTCTTGCGATTGACTCGAGTATTTGCTTCCTTAAGCTGGCGTGCGCCCGGAACGGAAGTCAATAGTTTTACCAATCCCTATTAAAGCGGACTTTAGTGACCTCATTGAAATGATGGAGTCACTTTTTTTGAGCGCTTTTATAACTCCATCGTGTCTGTGGTGAAGTGTTATATATTAATCATTCAAATTAATTAACAATCTACTGCTGAAACATTTCAATAAATTTTTTCAATGCAAATGAATCGTACGTATCTTTTTTTGTAATAATTCCTAGTTTCCATTTTAATGCAGGTGTTTGGAGTGGAATCATTTTGATATTTGGATTACTTTGTTTTTCAAAAATCGATTTTGGCAACAATGTAATTCCAAGTTTCGATGCGATCAGTTCAACAATTAAATCCCATTGTGAACTTTCATAAGAAATCGTTGGATTGAATCCGGCATCCTTGCAAGCACTAATAATGTAATTATGTAAAGCAAAACTTTGATCAAAAAGAATAAACTTCTCATTTTTTAATTCCGACAGAGCAACCTTTCTTTGTTTCGCGAGGTGATGATCACGATGTACAAATAAGACGAAGTTGTCTTCGATAAATGGTTGTATATTGAATATTGTCTCATTTGTTGGCAATACAATAAGCCCGGCATCAATTTGACCTTCTTCCACAAGTTCTTCCACGACTTTTGCACCGAGTTCAAACAGTTTAATTTTTACGTTGGGATACCGTTCATGGTACTTTCTTGCAATATCTGGGAAAAACAACGTGCCAATTAATGGCGGCATACCGAGTTTAATATTTCCTGCATTTGCATTCATTAATTCTTGCAATAAATTCTCTATCTCATTTAATGAAGAAAGTGCTTGTTTCCCTTGTTTATAAACGATTTCACCAGCATCCGTTAAGCTGAGGTGTCTTGTAGAACGATTGAAAAGCAGGACACCTAAATCTTGTTCTAGTTTTTTTACTGCTTTACTTAAAGTAGGCTGAGAAATATAAGTGTACTCTGCTGCTTTTGTGAAACTTAAATGACTGGCAACTGCGATAAACGCTCTAATATCTTTAAATTCCATGCACACAAAACCTTTCATTTATTCCGAATTTGAATAGTACTCATTTTATATATGCATTTTACTAATAAATATATAATCTGTAAACTATTCACTATGGAGGGGATAGTGATGAGTAAAGTATATAAGTCATTTGTGGAAGCGGTTTCCGACATCGAGGATGGTAATACGCTCATTGTTGGAGGATTTGGACTTTCAGGAATACCAGAGAAATCGATTGAAGCACTACGCGAACAAGGAACGAAAGAATTAACCGTCGTTAGTAATAATTGCGGAGTCGATGATGGTGGGCTAGGGATTCTACTTGCGAATAAACAAATTAAAAAAATGATTTCCTCTTATGTTGGGGAAAATAAAATATTTGAACAACAATATTTAAGCGGTGAATTGGAAGTTGAATTAACACCACAAGGCACGC
This window of the Sporosarcina pasteurii genome carries:
- a CDS encoding LysR family transcriptional regulator, whose translation is MEFKDIRAFIAVASHLSFTKAAEYTYISQPTLSKAVKKLEQDLGVLLFNRSTRHLSLTDAGEIVYKQGKQALSSLNEIENLLQELMNANAGNIKLGMPPLIGTLFFPDIARKYHERYPNVKIKLFELGAKVVEELVEEGQIDAGLIVLPTNETIFNIQPFIEDNFVLFVHRDHHLAKQRKVALSELKNEKFILFDQSFALHNYIISACKDAGFNPTISYESSQWDLIVELIASKLGITLLPKSIFEKQSNPNIKMIPLQTPALKWKLGIITKKDTYDSFALKKFIEMFQQ
- a CDS encoding TRAP transporter large permease, encoding MIISLVLFLLFLLLRIPIAIVLGITSVILLFFAGNLGLIINSPQRLFSALESYSLLAIPLFMLAGEIMNAGGITIRLVNFAQKFVGHFRGGLAYVNIVANTFLAAIIGSAAAQIAMMSKIMIPAMEKEGYRREFGAATTAASGMLGPIIPPSMLFIIYGASAGISIGDMFLAGIIPGILLAISFVLLVAYIGYKEEFKKAEKIPWKERGKSLIQILPALSVPGILIWGIVTGVFTPTESAGIACVIALIISLFFYKDLKLKELPGIFVNTAITTSIVTLLIAMASLFGWSMTFERIPQMIAEWLTTVTTNPVIFLLLINVLFILLGMFIEGIALIIILTPIFIPILPVFGIDPIHFGVIICLNVVIGILTPPVGSGLFLTTSIGKVKLEDFIKAVLPFVAVSIFVLLLITFIPELVLWIPSLVN